GCATCCGTTTGAGGTAGTCGACGTAATCAAACGGACCTTCGCCGGGGATCAGGAATTCGTGGTCGGGCGCAGTGCCGCGCTGGTCCTTGACGTGTGTATGTGCCGACACGGGCGCTAACGCCGACACTGTCTCTTCTGTTGTCATACCGACAATATCAAAATGACTGATGTCGAAGTTAACTTTAAGATAATCCGAATTAACAATTTCGAGGAGTTCCAGCACCTTCGCCGGCGTATCAATGATCGCACCGACATGCGGCTCCATCGCGATCGTGACACCGCGGGATGCCCCATAATCGACGAGTTCTCCCACACGTTCCGCGAGGAAATCTTTTTTGATCTCCCATTCTTCTGGCTTCCCACCGGGCGTCGTATTGACAGCGGGCGGTTCGTCCCCTTGCGCGAGTTCAACCGCCAAATCAACCCCGCCTTTCAACCGCCACATGTTTTTCGCATGTGCCTCCGGATCTATCTCCAACAGACTCGAATGTGCTGCGATGGCTGGCAATGCTAAGTTATGTTGTTGGAACAGTGTTGCAATCCGTTTCCGTTCCGCGGCGTCAAGCGTGCTGAGTTCAGTCGTAAAGCGTGGAATGATGGTGAGTTCAACACCATCGTATCCGAGGCTGGCGAGATGAGAGAGAGCCGTGTCTATCGGGACGGTGGGCATCCCCCATGTACTATATCCAAGTTTCATTTTTTAATCTTTCCTTGCGGATTTTTAATTATACCTTGCGGTTCGGTCAAGTGGGTTGGGCATTGGAAGTGTCTTTGCGTATATCCGCCTGCAACAGCGGCGCAGTGAGAATGCAGGCTACCGGTGTAGCGTAGCCTGTTAGGCTGCGTCTTTTAAGTTTTTCCGTTGCAGCGGAACGTCAAAAGATTGTGCCCATCCAATCATTGAGTAGAAAATCGACGCGTTGAATGAGCAGGGCGACACGTCCCATGACGGTGTTCCCGAACGCCGAACCGAACCCTATCATGAGGAAGGCAATACCGACTTTTGACAACCACTTGACAGGACCCCGGTGTTCTACAGAGAAAAAGAAATAGGTGAGCGTGCAAACGACCCCTATAACCATAAGGACCGCCTCCAAAACGCCCCATCCCGAAAGCGTTCCCGCGTGAATCGCTGCGAAGGGTTCGATTGTTCCGCGTGTTTGCTCGAAAATATGTGCGCGCAGCACATTCGGAATTGCGAGTCCTGAACCGGCACCGATGAGAATGGCGATAGGATAACGAACCAACCACTCATGTTGTGGGGAAAAGCGTGTAAAGAAGAGTAACCCGATGCAGATCGGAATCAGTTTGATTAACCCGATGAGCGATTCGCCAGTTATCGCTGCCCAAAAAGGTTTCCATGCCAACGGAATAAAACCTTGATGCGTCGTGAGTACGAATACGTACCCAACCGATACACCGACAAAGAGGTACTCCGCAAACCGATAAAATGGGTTATCACGATAAAGAAAACTATAGATAGAAAGCGTCAAAAACGCTGCAACCCAAATGCCAAAAACTTCCATCAATTTACTCCTCTTTTCGCCGTTGGATAAAGAAAGCGATATTCCCAATCACCACTAAACCAACAATCAACAGATGCACAAAGGATTCAATATTGATCCACAGCATGCCTTTCGCTGGGGCATCCAGCAGACTTTCATATTCAGCCGCACCTGCGATCCCAGAAATCAGACCGATCAATTGCCCGGTTTGCAGGTAGGGATACATCTGTGAGATAATGACCCCAGTGACACCCGCAGCAATTTGTAGATTGTAACGCACGTTCGCATAAGTAATCCATATTTCCGTTGAACTTCCAGAAGCCAAGTCAATAAGGAGACTGATCTGGTCGTAGTTGGTAACGTTCGCCATCATCGGAATATCTGGAAGCGGTTTCCCATTGTAGTCAGTCTCAAACACACTGGCGATTTTGGTTCCCATGCCGAGGATAACCAGTTCCTCACCGGGACGGTAACCCAGAAACACATAATCTTCACCATCTATCGCCCCAGTCTCATCAGCGATCCCCTGTATGAGTGTACTTCCCATCGCCGCGCCTTCTGGTGCAAGTGTGATCCCGATAACGCCGACATCTTTATCAAAGCACTGTTTCAGGAGTGCCTTTGCCATCGGGTTGAGCTCCGCCAAAGAGGCAGGACCATAGTCAAAGGCGAGCATGATAGTCGATCCTGCAGGGAGCGCGTCGATATAATCGTGGAGTTGTCGGGTCGGGGCAGATACCGAGACGGGCAAATTGATGGGTAACAACGTCGGAATAATGACCGCCAATGCAACCAAAATGAAGATAATTCGCCGGTCAATGTTCATAAATTTTTCAAACATTTCTAATCTCCTCCACCCAGATAGGACCGCTCAATCCCCAAAAGAATTCGTATAGATTGCGATATCGCCCCCAAGCTGACGCCGAGGATGATTCCCCGTCTCGCAGATAGATTTGGGTTATCTAAAATCCACTGTTTCGTATCTGAGACGGCGTTGTCCCAAGGTAACCCTGATAGAACTGTATTCCAAAACAGATCTCCGATTGGCACATTTCCCATCATCACAATCAGCGCTGTGATAAGAAGTAAACTGGCTTCAAACGTTCTAGCGCGGAAGGCGCGGTACGCCGCTGAGGCAATGAAGAAAGCGAGGAGTGAAAACATGGTCGCATCCATAGGCACTTGGACGTTATTGAATAACCATACGAAGATCGGGTGTTGGGGTCCAAAGGGAATCCCGATGACTACCATCAGGAGGATCCCGGCAAATATAATAAAACTGTACTGCCAATGTTCACTCCGACGGCGAATCCGCGCGACGTGGGTTTGGACGAGTGTCACAGTGCCTAATACCAGCATAAAAGGAGAGATAATCAGTGCCCAACTGAGCACTTCTTCGTAGACACCTTGCGAGAAGGAATGCGGACTAAACTGGGTCAGCATCATCACGACCCCAAAAACAAAGCAGAGAATTAACGGAACTTGTCGTCGCATAATACCTCCTAACCCACCCGCTGTAAGAGTGTTGTGATCCAGTTGACACCCGCGAGTTCAAGAACCACGCCCAGCACAAGGGTAGCGAAAATCAAGACTTTTCCCCAGTCTTGGCCCCTCAGGCTTCCGAGTAGCATCGGTTCCCTCGACAAATAAGTACTCGCAGCATAGAGCTCTTCGCCGATCAAGGTATAATCACAGGCTGTGATTAGGAACGGGAGTTGATGCTCAGAATCTGTCCCCGCAATCTGAATCGCGCCGATAGAATTGCCAGTCTCGGCAAGGATGAGCGATTCTGCGTAAAACGTGCCTTGTAGAAATACCGCCGCGGGTTTCTCGCGTATCATCATTCCGTCGACACCGGCGGCGTAAGCGAACTGACCAGAAGTGAGGTAGAAAATATTTTCTTCACTGTAGGCATCCGGACGCCCCTCGTCAAGATAGGAGGCTTTCACCATCTCACGCACCACACTCATCACAATCGGGTCTCGGCACGGCACACGTAGCGGCGTTTCATAATCCGCTGTTCTCCGTGCGACCTGCCCGAGAATCGTCATACTCGCAATAGTGGCAGTACCGCTCACACCTCCTAAGCCGAGCACGTAGAGGATTGAGCGTCCCATCTCTGTCGCTCTACCGATGGCTTCATCTACAGCCTCAAGTCCAGGAATGCGCCGAACAAATATCTCTTTACCACTTCTCGCATCATAGATGTTCCAAACAACTGCGGCACCAAAAAGAAGCATGGCGATAAATAGCGGGATTCTACCGGTATGAAACCATTCATCTGACCCTTTAACGGGCGCAGTTTCGTTAGAATCCACCGTTGCCTCCGTGTCGCTAACGGCGCGCACGATGTAGGCGTAAGCGTTCCCTTTCTCAATAGTCGAATCAACGTAGGATGTTGCCCCAGCCGGTAGCAGCCCACCAATTTCTTCGAGACCCGCACCCGTAATCCGACGGAGGATTTGATACCCGCTGATACCGCTACCCTCCGATGCGGCATCCCACTTAATCGTGACGCTACTACCGTCGTCGTTCGGTGTGTCCACTGCCGTGACATTCGATGGCGGCGAAAGTCCTTGGCTGAATGCAACGCCAACGCTCATGCATAAAACCAAGCCTACGATTATCCATTGAGTTGTTTTTCTCATAAATATATATTCCTCATTTAAGGGTCATCGGTTGTCGGTTAAGGAGATCACTTGTGGTAGTAATCGCAAAAGCAATCACCACAAGATACGTTACTGATAACTGTTAACCGATAACTGACAACCATTAACAAAAACATTGCGCTATAGCTTCTATAACGTAGCGATCTTCTATATCATCGCGGATTACAACCTCTCCGATACGCGTCGGCAGGATGAGGCGGAGTTTACCACCTAACGTCTTTTTATCTAAATACATGGCATCACATAAAGCTTCAGAAGTAAGGTCAGAAGGAAGTGTGATCGGCAATTCTGTACGCTTTAAGAGGGTGCATTGTCGTTGAAAATCGGTCTCAGAGAACATCCCCAAATTGACAGCCAACTGCGCTGCACAACTCATACCGATAGAAACCGCCTCACCGTGTCGATACCTGTTGTAATGTGTCACTGCTTCCAAGGCATGTCCAAAGGTATGTCCATAGTTCAGCACCATCCGCAGTCGGCTCTCTTTCTCATCTTTAGCCACAATTTCCGCCTTGTTGACGCACGCCTGTGAGATAATTTCAATAAGTGTTGTGTCGTCTAAGTTTAAAAGTGCCTCCAGATCTGCTTCAACCCTTTCAAACAGCGGTGCATCGCGGATAACACCCATCTTGATAACTTCAATAAGTCCTGCGCGAATGTCGCGTTGCGGCAAAGTTTTGAGCGTCTCGACATCAATGACGACCAACTTTGGCTGATGAAACGCACCGATGAGATTTTTGCCTTTTGGATGATTAATCGCTGTCTTGCCGCCGACGCTTGCATCAACTTGCGCCTGTAGCGTCGTTGGAATCTGAACGTAAGGAATACCGCGCATATATACCGCTGCGGAGAATCCAGCCAAATCGCCGATGACCCCCCCACCGAGCGCAACGATTATTGAACCCCGATCGAGTTGGTGTTCCACCAAACTATCCTGTATCCGGGAGAACTGCGCTAACGATTTGCTCTCTTCGCCACCCGGCACGTCAATGACTCGGACGTCAAGCCCGACATCTTCGAGGCTCTTCAGCACAACGGGCAGATAGCACGTTTTGACATAAGCATCCGAAACGATGAGCACCTTATTCGATTTTGTATGGGGTGTGAGCAGTGCACCAACCCTGTTCAGGAGTCCAGTCCCAACAACAAGTGGATAACTGTTCTCCCCGAGTTCTACATGTAAGGTTTTCGTCATTTTGGCTTCCTGGTGCTTTTCCGAAACATCCGCTTGATGTGCATGATAATTTCACCGAATGAGCGTCCCGTTGTGCTTATCATGTGATTGGCTTTTGCATAGTAGGGACGTCGTTCCGCCAACATCGACTGAATCTTCGCGAGGGGGTCAGGATCTTGGAGTAGGGGTCGGTGCGTCTGGTGTCCAACCCGCTTGTAGATCTCCTCCGCCGTTGCCGTCAAACAGAAGACAACACCGTTTCGCTTGAGTGTCGTCATATTCGCTTCTTTCAAAACGACACCACCGCCGGTAGAAATAACGTGATTGTGCAGTTTCGACACCTTACGAACGGCTTCGCTCTCAAGTTCTCGAAAAGTGGGTTCTCCGTCCTCCGCGAAGATATCACTGATGCGCCGTCCACTGTCCCGTTCGACAATGTCATCTGTATCCACGTAGCGCATCCGGAGTTGTGAGGCGAGCCGTCTTCCGACAGAGGTTTTTCCCGTGCCCATAAAACCGACAAGCACAATATTGGGTTTTCTTTTCACAGATCGCTTCACCTTTTATTGTAAAGTCAATAATTAAAGAGACATTTCAGTGATTGTGGAAACCACCCTTCGTAGGGGGTTTTTGCTTGGGTGTTTCTTCGTAGGTTCCCTCGCCCGCTGTGGAGTGTCTCATTAATTTTGAGATCCACTATAATAGTTATCGGTTATCAGTTGTCAGTTGACTGACAACCATTATACCACTTCTGAAAAATATTGCAAAGGTTTTGCACCAATTTTTGAGATATGATATAATCATGAAAGTGATAAAATATTTCTTCTCCTATAAATATCACACAAAAACCGTAGCCTGCAACAGCGGCGCAGGCGGATATACGCACAAGCAATGTATTTATCAAACCGACCTAACCGAACCGCAAGGTATCATTAAAATTCCGCAAGGTATCATTAAAAAATGGCACGACAACTCAGGATGGTGCGTCCCCACTTAGAAGACTTACCGGAACTACAACTCCCACCCGGCTACGGCATACGAACCTATCGTGAAGGCGATGAGGTCCATTGGGCACGCATCATCAGCGATTCGTTTGGCGGTAGGACACGCACCGCCCAAGATACAAGGAACGAGATTACCAGCAGAGATGTATTCATTCCAGATGGACTCTATTTCGCAACGCATCAAGATATCCCCGTTGGAACCGCCTGTGCATGGCGGGAATCCGTAGATGAGAAGGATGTTGGATATGTGCACATGGTAGGCGTTGTCGCTGAACACACCGGACATAAACTCGGAAAATGGGTCTCACTCGCCGTTCTCATCTACTTCCGAAACAACGGATTCAAATGCTCAATGCTGGATACCGATGATTTTCGTGTCCCGGCTGTCAAGACCTATCTGAACTTAGGGTTTATACCTGTTTACGTCGAAGAGGGACAGATAGAACGATGGCAGAAACTTTTTGAGCAATTGGGATTGCCCGCTATGTCCGCACAAATCGAGAACGTCAGAGAAATGCTCCCTGAGGAACTATGGGTGAAAGTCTCACGTTAGAATAGCATGGAAGATCAGCTCAAAATGACTCGGCACAATTTGGAAAATCTACCGACGCTCCAGTGTCCTGACGGATATCATATCCGCACCTATCAACAAGGAGACGAGCCCCATTGGGCGCGAATCATGGACAGAGTCTTCGTAGACCAAGGAAGAACTGCCCAAGATACCTACGCCGCCGTTATTAACCAACCCAATTTTGATCCAGACGGTTTCTGTTTTGTGATTCACAACGGTATTCCCATCGGTACAGCGTGTGCTTGGAACGAATATCTGCATGGAAAACCCATCGGCTACATTGATATGCTCGCCGTGTTGCCGGAGCACACCGGACATAAACTCGGAAAATGGCTAACGGTGTTCCTCCTGCACTATTTTAAAGCGCAACGCGTGGTATCCGTAATGTTAGACACAGACGATTTTCGACTGCCCGCAATCAAAAATTATCTCAACTTAGGGTTTGTTCCTGTTTATGCAGGTGAAAACCATCTCCGACGCTGGCGATGTATCTTTGAAAAGTTGGGAATCTTCTAAAAATGAGAGTGCCTCTCGCGGTGAGAAACTATTTTCGTTTACCGGATAGTTTTATTATAGCCGCGATTCTCATCATCGGCTTCAGTTTCCGAAGTATCGGCATAAACATCGGCTTGCCTGATGCGCCCGACCCCCGTGAAGTGCTCATCGCACGAGATGTACTGAATCTCATCCACTTCACAGCCCCCCCTGAAATCTACAACTGGCCCGGAACAGCATGGTTTTACACTGTTGCTGCAGTAGGTAAGTTCCTGTCGTTTGCTGGCTTGCAACTCACAGAAACCCGTGTAATTTTATTGGCACGCTACATTAACGTTCTGTTGTCTACAGCGACGCTTTGGTTCACCTATCGCCTCGGCGTTTACTGTTACAGCAAACGTATCGGTCAGATTGCCGCAGGACTGCTCGCCATCGCGATGTTACATGCCACGAATGAATCGCGCTTCGCACTTGTTGACATCCCCGCGACTTTCTGTGTGACACTGTTTCTCTGGTGCGTGATGCGTGCGCGATCTTTTTCTGCCACGCTTACATTTCAAACTGCGGTCCGGCTCGGTGTCATTGCAGCGGTCGGTTTCGCTGTCAAGTTTACAACCGTCTTTGTCGGCTTCTCGCTGCTGGTGTTCGTCGGCAGTAAAGATTTTCCTAAAAAATTAGCAACAATCAGCGGTATCTCCGCCCTAACCTTCACGTTTCTCTGCCCGTATTGGTTCATCGATCTGATGTCACCGGCGTGGAATCACTTTTTTGCGGATTTCTGGTATGAAGCCACGCATTATCACCGCGGGCACTTCGGTCTCATCGCCACAGCGGAGTCTGGGTTGTTACATCGGTTTACCTATCTATGGACGCTCCTGAAATGGGGCATGGGACTGCCACTCGCACTCCTCTCCAGTTTGGGGATCCTGTGCGCGCTTACGTCGCTTAAAGCGGTCAAGAGTCAGCAAGGAACCAGAAGAACGGAAGAAAGACAGGATAGGGATCCCGACCTTCCAACCTTCCAATCCATTATCTTCCTATCTTTCATCATTCCCTACCTACTCTTTATCGGGATCCATAAAGTTAAGTTCGCACGTCATCTACTCATACTCTATCCGGCACTCACCGTGCTCGCCGCTGCCGCGTTGGAACGCCTTCCAAGCCTTGTGGAAACGCTCTTACAGTTTGTACGTCCACGCGCGACCGTGAATTTTCTGCATTCCAGTGAAGGGTGTAGGATATTTGGGAAATGGTTTGGGACAATCTTGGGTGGTGTCGTAGTGCTTTACTCGTTAATTTATACGCTTTCCTTCGCCGCGATCTTCTCCGCCCAACCCACTAAGATTGCCGCGTCCAATTGGATAGCAACACATATCCCGCCCGAGGAATCTGTTGCCATTGCTCCGGAGGTGCTATTCGATTGGCTTCTCCCTGAATCAGACTTTGTCGTGGCAGATGAAGAAGCGAAGTGGGTACTTATCGTGGTGCCGAATCTTGAAGTGTTCCAAAAATACCGAGAGGCGCCGCAACAGTATCAAGATGAGGATTGGTCCCCGCTCAGTGAGATTGGATTCGAGGAGACGCTTGAATTTTACGAGCGGGTCTTAGGAGAAGGCAGTCTGTATAAATTGCACAAAACATTTCGGTGCCCACCCAAGTTTTTAGGTATCGAAATAATATCCGATAGCGGTGCACCGTTTCCGATGCGCGCCCTCGCACATCCAGAACTCCGCCTCTATCGCCGCCGCGATCAAATAATACCGTGAGTGGGAAACCAGAAGTGGGATTTAGCACAATGGGTTACATGAGTGGAGGCTTGAAATAATTCTTCTGAAGCGGCACAATCGCTGATAGGATTTGGTGAAGCACATCCGCTGCAGTCGTATCCGCATCAATGATTCGAATCATATCCTGAGGATAATAATCAATCAAGGGTTCGGTTTCCCGCTTGTAAACATCCCACCGATAGCGAACGACGATCTCTTCGGAATCGTCGATCCGATTTTCTTTCAGCGCACGGCCTCGGATGCGTTTAAACATCACTTCGCGGTCCTCACAGACCATGTAGATCACTTTAAAAAGCTTTATATAAGGTGATATCAGACCCGCTTGCACAATATTTCGGGGGATACCGTCAAGGATGAGCAGATCGTTCTCTGGCGCGTAAACCTGCTCCCGGACTTTTGCCGCCATGTAGTCTTGCCAGATTTTGATCGTAATGGAATCTGGAACTAATTTACCGATACCTGCGTATTGTTGGAAAATCTGCCCGCATTTGGAATTGATATCAAGTTCGCGGAACATATCCCCACTGGAGACATGGAAAATGCCAGGGATTTGGGCAAGCATTTTCCCTTGTGTTCCCTTACCAACACCAGGGGGACCCACAAGTATCACTGCTTGATAACACGGGGCATCCACTTCGTGGAGAGGGTTCTTATCCGTTGTCATGTCTGTTTCTGTCCTCTGCCGCCTTTCGTCCTCTTCGTTGAGTTGGCGCGCCTCACAAAAGCGTTCACACGTACGCTTAATATAAAATAAACCTTACGCTCCAAGGAGGTGTTCAAGGATGTAGAAGTCCAAACCTTCATAGTCTTTATTTTTGATAAATTCCTGTTCGACCGCTTTGTCAAACGTTCGGACCTTTTCAAGTAGGTTCAGGAAGGTTCTGCGACTGCTCAATAAGTGTTTTGTCGAGATGGCACGGGGTTGGGTGCGCATAACCTTCACATCTAATCCAATGAATTCACCGTTGCTACCATAGCCATTTTCTTCCAAGACCCGTACCTGGTTAAACGCGCGCCGTAAATTAACGGAACCGAACGCTTTATCCTGATCGAATTTTAACCCGTTCTGGTCGTTGAGATGGACGCTCCAGAGTTTCTTATGATAGAGCGCATATCCCATCTCATCGGAGGGTTCCAAACCCGCGAGAATCGCATGCGCACTTTCGATGAGACCGCCAACGCGCCCCGGAGCATCGCTCGCATAGGCTAAACCGATCGCGTGTCCGATGGTCGGAATGTAAGCGATGTCCATCGGTTCATTGGGTTTGGGTTCTATAAGGATTCGGATTTCTGGATCGTATTCGAGCAAGGCGTTAATTGCTTCCAAAATTTGTCCAACCGCCCCTGCTGAATCTTTCGTCTCTCGGATGTAGGTGCCTTCGCGAGCGAGCCATAATACGAGATTTTTACACCCTATCTCATTAGCGATATCCACACACCGTTTTGAACGTTCCAGGGCATAGTGTCTTTCTTTTTCCGAATTAGCGGTGTAAGCCCCATCAATCGTTTGTGGAGATTCCCATAACCGCGGGGCTACCACCTCTGCCGTCAAACCGTGGTCGTCAATTTGTTTTTTGACGGTTTTTGTTCGCGCGATCAGCTGTGTATGTGTTTGCTCATCAATATCCGGCACAATGTCATCGTCATGAAACTGAATCCCAACAAAACCGAGATCGCGATAAAGTTCAACCTTTTCATCGAAACTGAACGCCTCCCGAACAGGGGGTCCAAAAGGGTCTGTTCCCTCATGTATATTCCACGGTCCGAAAGAGAAACAATATTCTGTTGTTTCTTTTTTAACGGGTTCGCTCATTTACCTCTCCTATACGCAACGTTTTTTTTCTCATTCCGTTACAACCTTTGATCGCTAAGACTTACGCAGATAGGCGATAAATCGCCTCACTACCAATAGCGGCCCCCTTCAAAATACATGAGTTTCTCAAAAACAGAAGGGTTCGTAGCCACGCAATTTATTGCGCTCGCGTAAATCCTGATCGCGCCGTGTTCAAAACACTACGTCAGCGATAAAGGATACGAAAAAACTGCTTGACATTTCTAATAAGTATACAGTATTATTTTAAATGTGTCAAGCAATTCTGTCGTCAGGGGTTGCAAACCGATATTGCAAATCAGGTATGCTGCATGAAAAAGGAACCTTCCCGGAATGTTGCCCATATCTCGAGCGATTTTCTCTTATTCATATCTATTTTCTCTTTTCATGCTCGCGCTGAACCTACCTGTCCAGCATATACATGCAGCCGATCATGAAGGTGAAGGCAGTACATCCCCATCAACTGTTAACAACTCGACTCGCGAAGCCCAGACATTGATAGTCGGAACACCCACAACAAAAACTTTCAGTTTTACAGACGTTTATCAGATAGAACTCAGCCTGAATATACCGGGGAATATCGAACTGATTGCCACAGAAGGCGATGTCATCACCGTTACGCTTGAGAAGTACGCACGAGAAACCACAAATACAAAACTGATTCGCGACTATCTTGATAACATCACCTTCACAGGAACACAAAGCAATGAGACCCTTCAGTTGAGAATACAACGACCGGGTGATCCTCCTGAAGCACAGTCGAACCCTCTTCCCAAGACGGAAGCGTTACAAGCAGTGCCCTACGATGGCCTCCACCTGAAATGTACAATTAAAACCCCTGCGGATGTCGCCGTTAAACTCCACGCAAAAACCGGAGATATACACCTTCAACGTATCCGTGGGAAAATAGAAGCCTCAACAGGGACAGGCAATGTCCATTTAGAGGAAACCGTAGGTACCTATAATATCAGGGTGACCAAGGGCAATATTGATGGAAAAATTTTGCTGACCCACGGACAAAACAAATTAGAGACGCAAAATGGCTCAATTGGATTGGTGATACTCGACACCGTTGCATCACCGATGGATATTACCGCACAAGGGGGTAGTATTCGTTTACGACTTCCTGAAAATTACACCGCGGATGTTGAAGTGGAGAGCGAAAAACGGCGGATTGTTGTCAATTTGCCCGCACACCTTGACGAAGAAACCGGACTGACCCTTATTAACGAGGGTGGACCGCTGTTTCGATTGAAAGCCACCGATACGATCTCACTACTACCGAGTAGCGCAGATACACCCACAGATACCGAAACGGATCTGATCGTAGATTTTGCACAACCCATCCCGCACGTCGCAAAAGCTCCGATAATTGATGGAAATTTATCTGA
This genomic window from Candidatus Poribacteria bacterium contains:
- a CDS encoding shikimate kinase — its product is MKRKPNIVLVGFMGTGKTSVGRRLASQLRMRYVDTDDIVERDSGRRISDIFAEDGEPTFRELESEAVRKVSKLHNHVISTGGGVVLKEANMTTLKRNGVVFCLTATAEEIYKRVGHQTHRPLLQDPDPLAKIQSMLAERRPYYAKANHMISTTGRSFGEIIMHIKRMFRKSTRKPK
- a CDS encoding 3-dehydroquinate synthase; protein product: MTKTLHVELGENSYPLVVGTGLLNRVGALLTPHTKSNKVLIVSDAYVKTCYLPVVLKSLEDVGLDVRVIDVPGGEESKSLAQFSRIQDSLVEHQLDRGSIIVALGGGVIGDLAGFSAAVYMRGIPYVQIPTTLQAQVDASVGGKTAINHPKGKNLIGAFHQPKLVVIDVETLKTLPQRDIRAGLIEVIKMGVIRDAPLFERVEADLEALLNLDDTTLIEIISQACVNKAEIVAKDEKESRLRMVLNYGHTFGHALEAVTHYNRYRHGEAVSIGMSCAAQLAVNLGMFSETDFQRQCTLLKRTELPITLPSDLTSEALCDAMYLDKKTLGGKLRLILPTRIGEVVIRDDIEDRYVIEAIAQCFC
- a CDS encoding GNAT family N-acetyltransferase, whose protein sequence is MEDQLKMTRHNLENLPTLQCPDGYHIRTYQQGDEPHWARIMDRVFVDQGRTAQDTYAAVINQPNFDPDGFCFVIHNGIPIGTACAWNEYLHGKPIGYIDMLAVLPEHTGHKLGKWLTVFLLHYFKAQRVVSVMLDTDDFRLPAIKNYLNLGFVPVYAGENHLRRWRCIFEKLGIF
- a CDS encoding GNAT family N-acetyltransferase, which codes for MARQLRMVRPHLEDLPELQLPPGYGIRTYREGDEVHWARIISDSFGGRTRTAQDTRNEITSRDVFIPDGLYFATHQDIPVGTACAWRESVDEKDVGYVHMVGVVAEHTGHKLGKWVSLAVLIYFRNNGFKCSMLDTDDFRVPAVKTYLNLGFIPVYVEEGQIERWQKLFEQLGLPAMSAQIENVREMLPEELWVKVSR
- a CDS encoding nucleoside monophosphate kinase, which codes for MTTDKNPLHEVDAPCYQAVILVGPPGVGKGTQGKMLAQIPGIFHVSSGDMFRELDINSKCGQIFQQYAGIGKLVPDSITIKIWQDYMAAKVREQVYAPENDLLILDGIPRNIVQAGLISPYIKLFKVIYMVCEDREVMFKRIRGRALKENRIDDSEEIVVRYRWDVYKRETEPLIDYYPQDMIRIIDADTTAADVLHQILSAIVPLQKNYFKPPLM
- a CDS encoding TIM barrel protein yields the protein MSEPVKKETTEYCFSFGPWNIHEGTDPFGPPVREAFSFDEKVELYRDLGFVGIQFHDDDIVPDIDEQTHTQLIARTKTVKKQIDDHGLTAEVVAPRLWESPQTIDGAYTANSEKERHYALERSKRCVDIANEIGCKNLVLWLAREGTYIRETKDSAGAVGQILEAINALLEYDPEIRILIEPKPNEPMDIAYIPTIGHAIGLAYASDAPGRVGGLIESAHAILAGLEPSDEMGYALYHKKLWSVHLNDQNGLKFDQDKAFGSVNLRRAFNQVRVLEENGYGSNGEFIGLDVKVMRTQPRAISTKHLLSSRRTFLNLLEKVRTFDKAVEQEFIKNKDYEGLDFYILEHLLGA
- a CDS encoding sugar phosphate isomerase/epimerase — its product is MKLGYSTWGMPTVPIDTALSHLASLGYDGVELTIIPRFTTELSTLDAAERKRIATLFQQHNLALPAIAAHSSLLEIDPEAHAKNMWRLKGGVDLAVELAQGDEPPAVNTTPGGKPEEWEIKKDFLAERVGELVDYGASRGVTIAMEPHVGAIIDTPAKVLELLEIVNSDYLKVNFDISHFDIVGMTTEETVSALAPVSAHTHVKDQRGTAPDHEFLIPGEGPFDYVDYLKRMQAHGYDGFITAEVSFMVQAREDYDPLAAATLSYQTLANAFTEAGIERG